In the genome of Telluria beijingensis, one region contains:
- a CDS encoding YqgE/AlgH family protein, which translates to MPREQDDSLAKAGPSASGLNLANHFLIAMPSIQDPIFGGTVVYVCEHNDKGVLGVVINKPTDMTMETLFDRVDLKLAEGLRATVVDEPIMFGGPVQDDRGFVLHSPGGRYSSSLNVTDDVAFTTSIDVLEAVASGGGPARMLVSIGYAGWSPGQLEEEISRNGWLTVGADARVLFDLPIEERYTAAIKLLGIDPFMLATEAGHA; encoded by the coding sequence ATGCCCCGGGAGCAGGATGATTCGCTCGCGAAGGCCGGTCCGTCAGCATCCGGGCTCAATCTCGCGAACCATTTCCTGATCGCCATGCCATCGATCCAGGACCCGATCTTCGGCGGCACCGTCGTCTATGTCTGCGAACACAACGACAAAGGCGTGCTGGGCGTGGTCATCAACAAGCCGACCGACATGACGATGGAAACCCTGTTCGACCGCGTCGACCTGAAGCTGGCCGAAGGCCTGCGCGCGACCGTGGTCGACGAGCCGATCATGTTCGGCGGTCCGGTGCAGGACGACCGCGGCTTCGTGCTGCACTCGCCGGGCGGCCGCTATTCGTCGTCCCTCAACGTCACCGACGACGTCGCCTTCACGACCTCGATCGACGTGCTCGAAGCCGTCGCCAGCGGCGGCGGGCCGGCGCGCATGCTGGTCTCGATCGGCTATGCCGGCTGGAGCCCCGGCCAGCTCGAAGAAGAAATCTCGCGCAATGGCTGGCTGACGGTGGGCGCCGACGCGCGCGTGCTGTTCGACCTGCCGATCGAGGAACGCTACACCGCCGCCATCAAACTGCTGGGGATCGATCCCTTCATGCTCGCGACCGAAGCCGGCCATGCGTGA
- a CDS encoding dihydroorotase, which translates to MKLHIKNGRVIDPANGIDAVQDLFIVDGKIAALGAAPAGFNADQAIDASGLVVAPGLVDLSARLREPGYEYKATLESELQAAMQGGVTTLVCPPDTDPVLDEPGLVEMLKHRARMLDQANVHPLGALTVGLKGQALTEMAELTEAGCIGFAQAEEPVLDTTVLLRAMQYAKTFGFTVWLRPQDAHIGRGGVAHSGPLASRLGLSGVPVMSETIALHTIFELMRATGARVHLCRISSAAGLDLIRAAKKEGLDVSCDVGVHHLHMTDADIGFFDSNARLTPPLRAQRDRDAIRAGLLDGTVDAVCSDHTPVDDDEKLLPFGEASPGATGLELLLSLTLKWAEDQQDAARALPLAISRITRDAARIAGLPAGTLGVGAAADVVLFDPNARWKVEGKTLASQGKHTPFLGYELAGQVKATIVRGRVAYQR; encoded by the coding sequence ATGAAACTTCATATCAAGAACGGGCGAGTGATCGACCCGGCGAACGGCATCGACGCCGTGCAAGACCTGTTCATCGTCGATGGCAAGATCGCGGCGCTCGGCGCCGCGCCCGCCGGCTTCAACGCCGACCAGGCGATCGACGCGAGCGGCCTGGTGGTCGCCCCCGGCCTGGTCGACCTGTCGGCGCGCCTGCGCGAGCCAGGCTACGAATACAAGGCCACGCTCGAATCCGAGCTACAAGCGGCGATGCAGGGCGGCGTGACCACGCTCGTGTGCCCGCCCGACACCGATCCGGTGCTTGACGAACCCGGCCTGGTCGAGATGCTCAAGCACCGCGCGCGCATGCTGGATCAGGCCAATGTGCACCCGCTGGGCGCGCTGACCGTGGGCCTGAAGGGCCAGGCGCTGACCGAGATGGCCGAACTGACCGAAGCCGGCTGCATCGGCTTCGCCCAGGCCGAGGAACCGGTGCTGGACACCACCGTGCTGCTGCGCGCCATGCAGTATGCGAAAACCTTCGGCTTTACCGTGTGGCTGCGTCCGCAGGACGCCCACATCGGCCGCGGCGGCGTGGCCCACAGCGGCCCGCTGGCCTCGCGCCTGGGCCTGTCGGGCGTGCCGGTGATGTCCGAGACCATCGCGCTGCACACGATCTTCGAACTGATGCGCGCTACCGGCGCCCGCGTGCACCTGTGCCGGATTTCGTCCGCCGCCGGGCTGGACCTGATCCGCGCCGCCAAGAAAGAGGGCCTGGACGTCAGCTGCGACGTCGGCGTGCACCACCTGCACATGACCGACGCCGACATCGGTTTCTTCGATTCCAACGCGCGCCTGACCCCGCCGCTGCGCGCCCAGCGCGACCGCGACGCGATCCGCGCCGGCCTGCTGGACGGGACCGTGGATGCGGTCTGCTCCGACCACACCCCGGTCGACGACGACGAGAAGCTGCTGCCGTTCGGCGAAGCCTCTCCCGGCGCCACCGGCCTGGAACTGCTGCTGTCGCTGACGCTCAAGTGGGCCGAGGACCAGCAGGATGCGGCCAGGGCGCTGCCACTGGCGATCAGCCGCATCACCCGCGACGCGGCCCGCATCGCCGGGCTGCCGGCCGGCACCCTGGGCGTGGGCGCCGCGGCCGACGTGGTGCTGTTCGACCCGAACGCGCGCTGGAAGGTGGAGGGCAAGACCCTGGCCAGCCAGGGCAAGCACACGCCTTTCCTCGGCTATGAGCTGGCGGGGCAGGTCAAGGCCACCATCGTGCGCGGCCGCGTGGCTTACCAGCGCTGA
- the waaC gene encoding lipopolysaccharide heptosyltransferase I: MKILLVRVSSLGDVLHNLPMVADLLRRHPGATIDWVVEEGYVSLVRLNPQVRKIIPWALRRWRKSLGKAGTRAEIKAFFRNLREEEYDYVFDTQGLLKTGIVMGAARVRRGGKKIGLANGSEGSGYEGISRIFHTDSIPLSPRTHAVARGRLVAGAALDYPVDTPPDFGLPAPDAASRPAFLPQEDYAVFFHGTARAAKKWADANWIALGNALAPLPVLLPWGSEAERIDAETLAAGIPNARVLPKLSMMDAVALARHARLAVGVDTGLTHIAAAFVRPTIEIYCDSPKWKTEGNWSERIVNLGDLGAPPSVDDVVAAARRLLA, from the coding sequence TTGAAGATCCTGCTGGTGCGTGTGTCGTCCCTGGGCGACGTCCTGCACAACCTGCCGATGGTGGCCGACCTGCTGCGCCGCCATCCGGGCGCCACCATCGACTGGGTGGTCGAGGAAGGCTATGTCAGCCTGGTGCGCCTGAACCCGCAGGTGCGCAAGATCATCCCCTGGGCCCTGCGCCGCTGGCGCAAGAGCCTGGGCAAGGCCGGGACGCGGGCCGAGATCAAGGCCTTCTTCCGCAACCTGCGCGAAGAAGAATACGACTACGTATTCGACACCCAGGGCCTGCTCAAGACCGGCATCGTCATGGGCGCCGCGCGGGTACGCCGGGGTGGGAAAAAAATCGGCCTGGCCAACGGCAGCGAAGGCTCGGGCTACGAAGGCATCTCGCGCATCTTCCACACCGACAGCATTCCCCTGAGCCCGCGCACCCACGCGGTGGCGCGCGGACGGCTGGTGGCGGGCGCCGCGCTCGATTATCCGGTCGATACGCCGCCCGATTTCGGCCTGCCGGCGCCGGATGCGGCGTCGCGCCCGGCCTTTTTGCCGCAGGAAGACTACGCGGTATTCTTCCACGGGACGGCGCGCGCCGCCAAGAAGTGGGCGGACGCCAACTGGATCGCGCTCGGCAATGCGCTGGCGCCGCTGCCGGTGCTGCTGCCCTGGGGTTCGGAGGCCGAACGCATCGACGCCGAGACGCTGGCCGCCGGCATCCCGAATGCGCGCGTGCTGCCGAAACTGTCGATGATGGATGCGGTCGCGCTGGCCCGGCATGCGCGGCTCGCGGTCGGCGTCGATACCGGCCTGACCCACATCGCTGCCGCCTTCGTGCGGCCGACGATCGAGATCTATTGCGATTCGCCGAAGTGGAAGACCGAGGGCAACTGGTCCGAGCGCATCGTCAACCTGGGCGACCTGGGCGCGCCGCCTTCGGTCGACGACGTGGTGGCCGCCGCGCGCCGCCTGCTGGCCTAG
- a CDS encoding H-NS histone family protein encodes MDLSNMSVGDLRNLQEQIKQEMKKREGQEMQKAREQILAIAQSVGVPLKDLMATAGRGSKGATVAVRYRNPDDSNLQWTGRGRQPKWVKEWIEGGKSIDDLRV; translated from the coding sequence ATGGATCTGTCGAATATGTCCGTAGGCGATTTGCGCAACCTGCAAGAGCAAATCAAGCAGGAGATGAAGAAGCGTGAAGGCCAGGAAATGCAGAAGGCGCGCGAGCAAATCCTCGCCATCGCCCAAAGCGTCGGCGTGCCGCTGAAAGACCTGATGGCCACCGCCGGCCGTGGTTCGAAAGGCGCCACCGTCGCCGTGCGCTATCGCAATCCAGACGATTCGAACCTGCAATGGACCGGCCGCGGCCGCCAGCCAAAGTGGGTCAAGGAATGGATCGAAGGCGGCAAGTCGATCGACGACCTGCGCGTCTAA
- a CDS encoding lysophospholipid acyltransferase family protein codes for MKIRLAWRLARVVVHLCEGLATCALVFPFASSTLRARLTRGWSRRLLRLCRVQVEHGGGVPALEHALVVANHVSWLDIFVINALDPCRFVAKAEIRSWPVMGWLAAGAGTVFIARGNRRELRHVFKGLVEVLQKGERVALFPEGTTGLQGQVLPFHANLFEAAIDAGVLVQPYALAYLDAGGALHPSIEYVGDTTFVDSLLRILQGPPVKARLACLAPLESVGAHRRELALAAQEAVGAAVAVAR; via the coding sequence TTGAAGATCCGGCTTGCCTGGCGCCTCGCGCGCGTCGTCGTCCACCTGTGCGAGGGGCTGGCGACCTGCGCGCTGGTGTTTCCCTTCGCTTCGTCCACCTTGCGCGCGCGCCTGACGCGCGGCTGGTCGCGCCGCCTGCTTCGCCTGTGCCGGGTGCAGGTGGAGCATGGCGGCGGCGTGCCCGCGCTCGAGCACGCGCTGGTCGTCGCCAACCACGTGTCCTGGCTCGATATCTTCGTCATCAACGCCCTCGATCCCTGCCGCTTCGTGGCCAAGGCCGAGATCCGCTCATGGCCGGTGATGGGCTGGCTGGCGGCCGGCGCCGGCACCGTGTTCATCGCGCGCGGCAACCGGCGCGAGCTGCGCCATGTGTTCAAGGGGCTGGTCGAGGTGCTGCAAAAAGGGGAAAGAGTCGCCTTGTTCCCGGAAGGGACGACCGGGCTGCAGGGGCAGGTGCTGCCGTTCCACGCCAACCTGTTCGAGGCCGCGATCGATGCCGGCGTCCTGGTGCAGCCGTATGCGCTGGCCTACCTGGACGCCGGCGGCGCGCTGCATCCGTCGATCGAGTACGTGGGCGACACCACCTTCGTCGACAGCCTGCTGCGCATCCTGCAGGGGCCGCCCGTGAAGGCGCGCCTGGCCTGCCTGGCGCCGCTGGAGAGCGTTGGCGCGCACCGGCGCGAGCTGGCGCTGGCGGCGCAGGAGGCGGTGGGGGCGGCAGTTGCGGTAGCGCGGTAA
- a CDS encoding aspartate carbamoyltransferase catalytic subunit, translating to MPTLHNNPQLNKNGELQHLLTIEGLKKSHIDHILDTASSFVGISDREVKKVPLMRGKSVFNLFFENSTRTRTTFEIASKRLSADVINLNIQASSTTKGESLLDTIDNLAAMHADMFVVRHAQSGAPYMIAQHLNRTRSDVHVVNAGDGRHAHPTQGLLDMYTIRHYKKDFTNLRVAIVGDILHSRVARSDIHALTTLGVPEVRAIGPHTLLPGGLEQMGVRTFTNMDEGLKDVDVIIMLRLQNERMSGALLPSAQEYFKSYGLTPERLALAKPDAIVMHPGPMNRGVEIDSAVADGAQAVILPQVTFGIAVRMAVMSILAGTHA from the coding sequence ATGCCGACCCTGCACAATAATCCGCAACTGAACAAGAATGGCGAGCTGCAGCACCTGCTCACCATCGAGGGACTCAAGAAGTCGCACATCGACCACATCCTCGACACCGCATCGAGCTTTGTCGGCATCTCCGACCGCGAAGTCAAGAAGGTCCCGCTCATGCGCGGCAAGAGCGTGTTCAACCTGTTCTTCGAAAACTCGACGCGCACCCGCACCACCTTCGAGATCGCCTCGAAGCGCCTGTCGGCCGACGTCATCAACCTGAACATCCAGGCTTCGTCGACCACCAAGGGCGAGTCGCTGCTCGACACCATCGACAACCTGGCCGCGATGCACGCCGATATGTTCGTGGTGCGCCACGCGCAATCGGGCGCGCCCTACATGATCGCCCAGCACCTGAACCGCACCCGCTCCGACGTGCACGTGGTAAACGCCGGCGACGGCCGCCACGCCCACCCGACCCAGGGCCTGCTGGACATGTACACGATCCGGCACTACAAGAAGGATTTCACGAACCTGCGCGTGGCCATCGTCGGCGACATCCTGCACAGCCGCGTGGCGCGCTCGGACATCCACGCCCTGACCACGCTGGGCGTGCCCGAAGTGCGCGCCATCGGCCCGCACACGCTGCTGCCGGGCGGCCTGGAACAGATGGGCGTGCGCACCTTCACCAACATGGATGAGGGGCTCAAGGACGTCGACGTCATCATCATGCTGCGCCTGCAGAACGAGCGCATGAGCGGCGCGCTGCTGCCCTCGGCCCAGGAATACTTCAAGAGCTACGGCCTGACGCCCGAGCGCCTGGCGCTGGCGAAACCGGACGCGATCGTGATGCACCCGGGCCCGATGAACCGCGGCGTCGAGATCGACTCGGCGGTGGCGGACGGCGCCCAGGCGGTGATCCTGCCGCAGGTGACCTTCGGGATCGCGGTACGGATGGCGGTGATGAGCATTTTGGCAGGAACCCACGCATGA
- a CDS encoding phosphomannomutase/phosphoglucomutase translates to MVALSKTIFKAYDIRGIIGKTLDAGIARDIGRAFGAAALAKGERKVVIGRDGRLSGPELAAALSDGLRDAGVDVIDLGMVATPMVYFGTNILETRSGIMVTGSHNPPDYNGFKMVMAGEAIYGDAILGLHDSIAAYDGKIAEQRGEYGTHDIRAQYIERIVGDVKLARPMKIVVDCGNGVAGAFAPELFTRMGADVVELFCEVDGTFPNHHPDPAHPENLQDVIKALQETDAEIGLAFDGDGDRLGLVTKDGQIIFPDRQMMLFAADVLSRNPGAEILYDVKCTRHLAPYIEKNGGRPLMWKTGHSLVKAKLKETGSPLGGEMSGHIFFKDRWYGFDDGLYAGARMLEILTKGQDPSGLLNGLPIASSTPELHLHLQEGENFALIDKLRVDATFPTSEKINGIDGLRVEYADGFGLARASNTTPVVVLRFEGENPEALARIQGEFKSVILAAKPDADLPF, encoded by the coding sequence ATGGTTGCTCTCTCGAAAACGATCTTCAAGGCCTATGACATTCGCGGCATCATCGGCAAGACCCTGGATGCGGGCATCGCGCGCGATATCGGCCGTGCCTTCGGCGCCGCCGCGCTGGCCAAGGGAGAGCGCAAGGTCGTGATCGGCCGCGACGGCCGCCTGTCGGGCCCGGAACTGGCGGCCGCCCTGAGCGACGGCCTGCGCGATGCCGGCGTCGACGTGATCGACCTGGGCATGGTCGCCACGCCGATGGTGTATTTCGGCACCAACATCCTTGAAACCCGTTCGGGCATCATGGTCACCGGCAGCCACAATCCGCCCGACTACAACGGCTTCAAGATGGTGATGGCGGGCGAAGCCATCTATGGCGACGCCATCCTCGGCCTGCACGACAGCATCGCCGCCTACGACGGCAAGATCGCCGAGCAGCGCGGCGAATATGGCACCCATGACATCCGCGCCCAGTACATCGAGCGCATCGTGGGCGACGTCAAGCTGGCGCGCCCGATGAAGATCGTGGTCGACTGCGGCAACGGCGTCGCCGGCGCCTTCGCGCCCGAGCTGTTCACCCGCATGGGCGCCGACGTCGTCGAGCTGTTCTGCGAGGTCGACGGCACCTTCCCGAACCACCACCCGGACCCGGCGCATCCCGAAAACCTGCAGGACGTGATCAAGGCGCTGCAGGAGACCGACGCCGAGATCGGCCTGGCCTTCGACGGCGACGGCGACCGCCTCGGCCTCGTCACCAAGGATGGCCAGATCATCTTCCCGGACCGCCAGATGATGCTGTTCGCGGCCGACGTCCTGTCGCGCAACCCGGGCGCCGAGATCCTGTACGACGTCAAGTGCACGCGCCACCTGGCGCCCTACATCGAAAAGAACGGCGGCCGTCCGCTGATGTGGAAGACCGGCCACTCGCTGGTCAAGGCCAAGCTGAAGGAAACCGGTTCGCCGCTGGGCGGCGAGATGAGCGGCCATATCTTCTTCAAGGACCGCTGGTACGGTTTCGACGACGGCCTGTACGCCGGCGCGCGCATGCTCGAGATCCTCACCAAGGGCCAGGATCCATCGGGCCTGCTGAACGGCCTGCCGATCGCCAGCAGCACCCCGGAGCTGCACCTGCACCTGCAGGAAGGCGAGAACTTCGCCCTGATCGACAAGCTGCGCGTCGATGCGACCTTCCCGACCTCGGAAAAAATCAACGGCATCGACGGCCTGCGCGTCGAGTACGCGGACGGCTTCGGCCTGGCGCGCGCGTCGAACACGACCCCGGTCGTGGTGCTGCGCTTCGAAGGCGAGAACCCGGAAGCGCTGGCGCGCATCCAGGGCGAATTCAAGAGCGTGATCCTGGCAGCCAAGCCGGACGCAGACCTGCCGTTCTGA
- the waaA gene encoding lipid IV(A) 3-deoxy-D-manno-octulosonic acid transferase: MNRTLYSGLWWLALPAVLGRLWWRGRKEPGYREHWGERLALDGPAPTERATILVHAVSVGETRAAEPLVDAVLAAYPDCRILLTHMTPTGRATGKALFARHGERVVQAYLPYDTPSMTRRFLRRHRPRACILMETEVWPNLIHACARLDVPVVLANARLSEKSLKRGRKAGAVMLEAARGFALVAAQTEADAERIRSLGAPNVAVTGSVKFDVTPPPAALEQGDWLRARIRSGGAERPVFLCASTREGEEVLILDAWQRLADKPAGALLAIVPRHPQRFDEVAALASARGFKLARRSLLDLDHGIDGADVLLGDSMGEMFAYYAACDCAYIGGSLLPLGGQNLIEACALGKPVLVGEHTFNFLDATNEAVLDGAARRVADADALVATAAGLLRDGAARVGMGEKALAFANRHRGATLRTVELVQRLIR, encoded by the coding sequence ATGAATCGCACGCTGTATTCCGGCCTGTGGTGGCTGGCGCTGCCGGCGGTGCTGGGCCGCCTGTGGTGGCGCGGGCGCAAGGAGCCGGGCTATCGCGAACATTGGGGCGAGCGGCTGGCGCTGGACGGCCCGGCGCCCACCGAGCGCGCGACCATCCTGGTGCACGCTGTCTCGGTCGGCGAGACGCGCGCCGCCGAGCCGCTGGTCGACGCGGTGCTGGCGGCCTATCCCGACTGCCGCATCCTGCTCACCCATATGACGCCGACCGGACGCGCCACCGGCAAGGCGCTGTTCGCCCGCCACGGCGAGCGCGTGGTCCAGGCTTACCTGCCGTACGACACGCCGTCGATGACGCGGCGCTTCCTGCGCCGCCACCGCCCGCGCGCCTGCATCCTGATGGAGACCGAGGTATGGCCCAACCTGATCCACGCCTGCGCGCGCCTGGATGTGCCGGTGGTGCTGGCCAATGCGCGGTTGTCCGAGAAGTCGCTCAAGCGCGGCCGCAAGGCCGGCGCCGTGATGCTGGAGGCGGCGCGCGGCTTTGCGCTGGTCGCGGCCCAGACCGAGGCGGATGCCGAACGTATCCGCTCGCTGGGCGCGCCGAACGTGGCGGTCACCGGCAGCGTCAAGTTCGACGTGACGCCGCCGCCGGCGGCGCTGGAACAGGGCGACTGGCTGCGCGCGCGCATTCGCTCCGGCGGCGCCGAGCGGCCGGTATTCCTGTGCGCCAGCACGCGCGAGGGCGAGGAAGTGCTGATCCTCGACGCCTGGCAGCGCCTGGCGGACAAGCCGGCCGGCGCGCTATTGGCGATCGTGCCGCGCCATCCGCAGCGCTTCGACGAAGTCGCGGCGCTGGCCTCGGCGCGTGGCTTCAAGCTCGCGCGCCGCTCGTTGCTCGACCTGGACCACGGCATCGATGGCGCCGACGTGCTGCTGGGCGACTCGATGGGCGAGATGTTCGCCTACTACGCCGCCTGCGACTGCGCCTATATCGGCGGCAGCCTGCTGCCGCTGGGCGGCCAGAACCTGATCGAAGCCTGCGCGCTGGGTAAGCCGGTGCTGGTGGGCGAGCATACCTTCAACTTCCTCGACGCCACCAACGAGGCGGTGCTTGACGGCGCAGCAAGGCGGGTGGCCGATGCCGACGCCCTGGTCGCGACGGCGGCCGGCCTGTTGCGCGACGGCGCGGCGCGGGTCGGGATGGGAGAAAAGGCGCTGGCTTTCGCCAATCGCCATCGCGGGGCGACCCTGCGCACTGTTGAACTCGTGCAACGGCTTATTCGCTAG
- a CDS encoding symmetrical bis(5'-nucleosyl)-tetraphosphatase, giving the protein MKTYAIGDLQGCAHEAQLLLDRIFDAAGSDARILFVGDLINRGPDSLTALRRMKALSESSGGRIEALLGNHDLHLIAVAAGAQRLGRSDTLDEILAAPDRDELVAWLRRRPLAMFVDAHLLVHAGVAPQWDARQTMALAGEVESALRGDGWTDFLGAMYGNLPDRWDDGLQGMDRLRCIVNALTRMRLCAPDGTMDFKHKESDAGPAGSGLLPWFDLPGRRTQDVTVVFGHWSALGLVQRPNLIGLDSGCVWGGKLTAVCLDDRSLLQVDCPEYREHGGKKRQGG; this is encoded by the coding sequence ATGAAAACCTACGCCATTGGCGACTTGCAGGGTTGCGCGCACGAGGCGCAACTGTTATTGGACCGCATCTTCGATGCGGCAGGCAGTGATGCGCGCATCCTGTTTGTCGGCGACCTGATTAATCGCGGTCCCGATTCGCTCACCGCGCTGCGGCGCATGAAGGCGCTGTCCGAATCGAGCGGCGGGCGCATCGAAGCCCTGCTCGGCAACCACGATCTGCACCTGATCGCGGTGGCGGCCGGAGCCCAGCGCCTGGGCCGCTCCGACACCCTCGACGAGATCCTGGCCGCGCCCGACCGCGACGAACTGGTCGCCTGGCTGCGCCGGCGCCCGCTGGCGATGTTCGTCGACGCCCACCTGCTGGTGCACGCCGGCGTGGCGCCGCAGTGGGATGCGCGCCAGACCATGGCGCTGGCCGGCGAAGTCGAGTCCGCGCTGCGCGGCGACGGCTGGACCGACTTCCTCGGCGCGATGTACGGCAACCTGCCCGACCGCTGGGACGATGGCCTGCAGGGCATGGACCGCCTGCGCTGCATCGTCAACGCCCTTACCCGCATGCGCCTGTGCGCGCCGGACGGCACGATGGATTTCAAGCACAAGGAAAGCGACGCCGGCCCGGCCGGCAGCGGCCTGCTGCCCTGGTTCGACCTGCCGGGGCGCAGGACGCAGGACGTGACGGTGGTGTTCGGGCACTGGTCGGCGCTGGGGCTGGTGCAGCGGCCGAATTTGATTGGCCTGGATAGCGGCTGCGTGTGGGGCGGCAAGCTGACGGCGGTATGCCTGGATGACCGCTCGCTGCTGCAGGTGGATTGTCCCGAGTATCGGGAACACGGCGGCAAGAAGCGCCAGGGGGGCTGA
- the pyrR gene encoding bifunctional pyr operon transcriptional regulator/uracil phosphoribosyltransferase PyrR translates to MQITNPDFDAEALYRELLAQVRAGLDGVQDAAIVGIHSGGAWLAERLARDLDLTARLGSIDVSFYRDDYARKGLHPDVKPTHIRFPVDGATIVLVDDVLQTGRTTRAAINVLFDYGRPACIKLAALADRGGRELPVAADFVGTRASLAAHQSLCLQRDDTGQLSLTIEQDNADPAQ, encoded by the coding sequence ATGCAAATAACTAATCCTGATTTTGATGCCGAAGCGCTCTACCGCGAGCTGCTGGCCCAGGTCCGCGCGGGCCTGGACGGCGTGCAGGATGCCGCCATCGTCGGCATCCATTCCGGCGGCGCCTGGCTGGCCGAACGCCTGGCGCGCGACCTCGACCTGACCGCGCGCCTGGGCTCGATCGACGTCTCGTTCTACCGCGACGACTATGCGCGCAAGGGCCTGCACCCGGACGTGAAGCCGACCCATATCCGCTTCCCGGTCGACGGCGCCACGATCGTGCTGGTCGACGACGTGCTGCAGACCGGCCGCACCACGCGGGCCGCGATCAATGTGCTGTTCGACTACGGTCGGCCAGCCTGCATCAAACTGGCCGCGCTGGCCGACCGCGGCGGGCGCGAGCTGCCGGTGGCGGCCGATTTCGTCGGCACCCGCGCGTCGCTCGCGGCGCACCAGTCGCTGTGCCTGCAGCGTGACGACACAGGCCAACTCTCGCTGACCATCGAACAAGACAATGCCGACCCTGCACAATAA
- the ruvX gene encoding Holliday junction resolvase RuvX: MVDIVLGFDFGVKRIGIAMGNTLTGQAQPLRVIAAIDNATRFRIIGELIAEWSPARLVVGEPRHPDGAEHDMTLRSRRFANQLHGRFNLPVELVDERYSSAVIASKRGEVIDDKAAAIILQQYFDAFSPN, encoded by the coding sequence ATGGTCGATATCGTTCTCGGCTTCGACTTCGGCGTCAAGCGGATCGGCATCGCCATGGGCAACACCCTGACCGGGCAGGCGCAGCCGCTGCGCGTCATCGCCGCCATCGACAATGCGACCCGCTTCAGGATCATCGGCGAACTCATCGCCGAATGGTCGCCGGCGCGCCTGGTGGTCGGCGAGCCGCGTCATCCGGATGGCGCCGAGCACGACATGACCCTGCGCAGCCGCCGCTTCGCCAACCAGTTGCATGGCCGCTTCAACCTGCCGGTGGAACTGGTCGACGAACGCTATTCGTCGGCCGTGATCGCGTCGAAGCGCGGCGAGGTCATCGACGACAAGGCGGCCGCCATTATTCTGCAACAATACTTTGACGCATTTTCTCCCAACTGA
- a CDS encoding MraY family glycosyltransferase yields the protein MFSFFVSFLSCALLTLLVIKTARKHGLGLDGDFGGVQKVHSHMVARIGGIPIFLAVVVASGISILREPQMMAWLATLIACAAVAMSGGIAEDYTGRVSPLRRLSLTLVAAALGYWLLDARVGRLDLPWAVVPIEALWIVLPLTMLAVAGIANAINIIDGFNGLAGVISIFMLLSLSYVALQVGDMFVLVAALIVAGATAGFLIWNYPVGLIFLGDGGAYFLGFLLGELALLLVMRNPGVSTWYAALLLIYPAFETIFSAYRRMFVRGKSPAMPDGIHLHSLIFRRIVQWTVGPREARALMKRNARTSPYLWLISLLAVIPATVFWKNTTALMFFCLLFIISYLWLYGRIVRFKSPRWLFLSKKTRPDD from the coding sequence ATGTTCTCGTTTTTCGTGAGCTTCCTTTCCTGCGCATTGCTGACGCTGCTGGTAATCAAGACCGCGCGAAAACATGGGCTGGGGCTCGATGGCGATTTCGGCGGCGTGCAGAAAGTGCACTCGCACATGGTCGCGCGTATCGGCGGCATTCCGATTTTCCTCGCGGTGGTGGTGGCGTCCGGGATATCGATCCTGCGCGAACCGCAAATGATGGCGTGGCTCGCCACCCTGATCGCCTGCGCTGCGGTCGCCATGTCGGGCGGGATCGCCGAGGATTACACGGGCCGCGTTTCTCCGCTGCGCCGCCTGTCGCTGACACTGGTCGCGGCCGCGCTCGGCTACTGGCTGCTCGATGCGCGCGTCGGCCGCCTCGACCTGCCGTGGGCCGTGGTGCCGATCGAGGCGCTGTGGATCGTGCTGCCGCTGACGATGCTGGCGGTAGCCGGCATCGCCAACGCCATCAACATCATCGACGGCTTCAACGGCCTCGCCGGCGTGATCAGCATCTTCATGCTGCTGTCGCTGTCCTACGTGGCGCTGCAGGTGGGCGATATGTTCGTGCTGGTGGCGGCGCTGATCGTCGCCGGCGCCACCGCCGGTTTCCTGATCTGGAACTATCCGGTGGGCCTGATCTTCCTGGGCGATGGCGGCGCGTATTTCCTCGGCTTCCTGCTCGGCGAGCTGGCGCTGCTGCTGGTGATGCGCAATCCCGGGGTCTCCACCTGGTATGCGGCGCTATTGCTGATTTATCCGGCTTTCGAAACGATATTCTCCGCTTATCGCCGCATGTTTGTGCGCGGTAAGTCGCCGGCGATGCCGGATGGTATTCACCTGCACAGTTTGATTTTTCGCCGTATCGTGCAATGGACAGTGGGCCCCCGTGAAGCACGCGCCTTGATGAAGCGCAATGCGCGAACCTCTCCTTATTTATGGCTCATTTCACTGCTGGCGGTGATACCGGCAACGGTGTTCTGGAAAAACACGACGGCCCTGATGTTCTTCTGCTTGTTGTTCATAATCAGTTACCTATGGTTGTATGGTCGTATCGTTAGATTCAAGTCCCCGCGCTGGCTATTCTTAAGTAAAAAGACTAGGCCGGATGATTGA